One segment of Streptomyces sp. YIM 121038 DNA contains the following:
- a CDS encoding type I polyketide synthase has translation MRQIAVVGLACRFPGASDGHEFWQVLRTGTDAIREAPDDRWRGAGLPHRLGGFVDGIDRFDASFFGVSPREAAAMDPQQRLMLELSWEALEDAGIVPATLGGGDTGVFVGVMYDDYAALQDRLGEAGIGRHTMTGTRRGIIANRVSHHLGLRGPSLAVDTAQSSSLVAVHMACESLRRGECGVAIAGGVNLNVLAETTLGAARFGGLSPDGRCFTFDERANGFVRGEGGGVLVLKPLADALADGDDVYCVLNGGAMNNDGAGEGDHAGLTVPSASAQEEVVRQAYRRAGVALRGVQYVELHGSGTRVGDPIEAAALGAALGHARQPDAPLAVGSVKSNIGHLEGAGGIAGLLKVVLSIHHRQLPPSLHFTAPPADIPLDELRLRVQTELTPWPEPDKLLVAGVSSFGMGGTNCHLVVSEPPTADAATGPATAPTAAPAAEERPAPAALAWPLSARTPEALRAQAAQLLSFADARAAVPAADIGLSLATTRTAFRHRAVVTGGDRAELRARLAAFASGTAVAGVVEGQATAAGKTVFVFPGQGSQWAGMAVGLLESVPEFAASMRACEEAFAPYVDWSLDEVLRDAAALERVDVVQPALFAVMVSLAAAWRSCGVEPAAVVGHSQGEIAAACVAGALSLEDAARVVTLRSRAVLALSGRGGMVSVLRSAAEVRDRIAAWDGAVSIAAANGPSSVVLSGDADALDRLVERWTAEGVETRRIAVDYASHSAHVEQIEERLHTVLEGIRPRTSAVPFYSTVTGGLLDTAELDAAYWYRNLRRTVELERATEALVRDGHGVFVECSPHPVLVPPLRETVERAGVASAVVTGSLRRGEGGPERFLTSLAELHARGAEVDWPRVFALRGARTLRLPTYAFQRERYWLAEATARPAAPDVPEALGAEPPTAAAVAAPALPAGPGLLALVRSTVAVVLGHADGDAVEPGTTFKELGFDSLSLVELRDRLSAATGLALPAGTLFGHPTPARLADHLRTLTPAGERTTDARPPAASAPAAVAAADEPIAIVGMACRLPGGVASPEDLWRLVLDGTDAISEFPANRGWDTERLYDPDPDRAGTSYARHGGFLHDADQFDPEFFGISPREALAMDPQQRLLLETSWEALERAGLDPAGQRGASVGVFVGAMAQDYGPRLHAAHAESDGYRLTGSTISVASGRIAYTLGLQGPAVTVDTACSSSLVALHLAAQALRAGECSLALAGGVAVMSTPGMFVEFSRQRGLSGDGRCKAFAAGADGTGWAEGAGTVVLERLSDARRNGHRVLAVVRGSAVNQDGASNGLTAPNGVAQERVIRQALAGAGMSPADVDVIEAHGTGTTLGDPIEADALAATYGRGRAPERPLLLGSLKSNIGHTQAAAGVAGVIKMVQALRHGTVPRTLHVDEPTPHVDWAAGGLELVTEARRWPETGRARRAGVSSFGISGTNAHVIIEQAPQEQEQEQEQAARPPSARPEPGPALPWVLSASAPDALADQAAALLSFLDTHPGLDPVDAGFALAAARSGLPHRAAVVAADLPARRRGLAALAEGSDAPGVVRGTAREPGGIVFVFPGQGSQWAGMAVELLDAAPVFAASMRACAEALAPHVDWDLFEVLRDAAALERVDVVQPALFAVMVSLAALWRSYGVEPAAVVGHSQGEIAAACVAGALGLADAAKVVALRSKAILALSGTGGMVSVALSEDAAAERLRPWDGRISVAVVNGPGAVVVAGALDALDELVASCEADGVRVKRLPVDYASHSAPVERIADDLAALLTGLTPRPAAIPFYSTVTADALDTTALDGAYWYRNLRQQVRFAETVGVLAERGHSVFVEVSPHPALTTAVEDLVDHAVAVGSLRRDDGGQERFLTSLAEAYARGVRPDWRAVFPGARPVDVPTSAFRRRRYWLEPARTDAAADVTAAGLAAADHPLLGAVVELPDSGGVVLTGQLSARTQTWLADHGLGDTVVLPGAAFAELAIRAGDEVGCDQVADLTCEVPLVLPPHGAVAVRVTVGDEDEYGRRALAVHARPADGSGGWTRHASGLLASGPAEEFDLSAWPPPGAVAVDWDGGYDRWTELGYRYGPAFQGLRSWWRRGAETFAEVALPEEVAADAGRFGLHPALLDAALHAAVGDGPDCRLPFSWQGVSLRATGAAALRVWITPDGPDTLALRLADASGAPVASVEALALRPMPAGELTAGPPDALFRVDWTEARVPEAPEAAPAWAAVGTDDLATGAPLHAGLGALAAAGSVPDTVLAPLTEADAHAVAGRALSLIQEWLADERFASSKLVLVTRGAVAADAPRRGAGNCATSHDEPAPEHRPTMAGATAWGLVRTAQREHPDRFAVIDLDAHAASTAALSTALAAAEPQLALREGRLLVPRLARATGLPTARPDLARGTVLVTGATGTLGGLFARHLVTRYGATRLLLTSRRGPDAPGAAELAAELTELGADVTVAACDVADRDALAALLAAVPADRPLTGVVHAAGLLDDSVLEAMRPEQLGRVLRPKVDAALNLHELTLGLDLSMFVLFSSVAGILGLPGQANYAAANAFLDALAQHRAARGLPGVSLAWGLWAEASGMTGHLADADLSRMRRAGLAPLTSAEGLALFDTAVSSAAPLLVPARLDPAAVRAQGAVPALLRGLVRERVRRAAAATGGPGGPAPLGERLAALSAEERAEALLTLVREHTATVLAHGEPGGVDPGRTFKELGFDSLTAVELRNRLGTATGLRLRATLVFDYPTPSALAAHICAALGPAAPAVPEPAEEATAAPESAPPGGELDGLELAELFDLIDGELGTS, from the coding sequence ATGAGACAGATCGCCGTGGTCGGATTGGCTTGTCGGTTCCCTGGGGCCAGCGACGGCCACGAGTTCTGGCAGGTGCTGCGGACCGGGACCGACGCGATACGCGAGGCCCCCGACGACCGCTGGCGCGGCGCCGGACTGCCGCACCGGCTCGGCGGGTTCGTCGACGGCATCGACCGGTTCGACGCCTCCTTCTTCGGCGTCTCGCCGCGCGAGGCCGCCGCGATGGACCCGCAGCAGCGCCTGATGCTCGAACTGTCCTGGGAGGCCCTGGAGGACGCCGGGATCGTCCCCGCCACGCTCGGCGGCGGCGACACCGGCGTGTTCGTCGGCGTCATGTACGACGACTACGCGGCGCTCCAGGACCGCCTGGGCGAGGCCGGGATCGGCCGCCACACGATGACCGGCACCCGCCGCGGCATCATCGCCAACCGCGTCTCGCACCACCTCGGCCTGCGCGGGCCGAGCCTCGCCGTCGACACCGCGCAGTCCTCCTCGCTCGTGGCCGTCCACATGGCGTGCGAGAGCCTGCGCCGCGGCGAGTGCGGCGTGGCCATCGCGGGCGGCGTGAACCTCAACGTCCTGGCCGAGACGACGCTCGGCGCCGCCCGGTTCGGCGGCCTGTCGCCGGACGGCCGCTGCTTCACCTTCGACGAGCGGGCGAACGGGTTCGTCCGCGGCGAGGGCGGCGGCGTCCTGGTGCTGAAGCCGCTGGCCGACGCGCTCGCCGACGGCGACGACGTCTACTGCGTCCTCAACGGCGGTGCCATGAACAACGACGGCGCGGGCGAGGGCGACCACGCGGGCCTGACCGTGCCCAGCGCTTCCGCGCAGGAGGAGGTCGTCCGGCAGGCGTACCGGCGCGCCGGTGTCGCCCTGCGCGGCGTGCAGTACGTGGAGCTGCACGGCAGCGGCACCCGGGTGGGCGACCCCATCGAGGCCGCCGCGCTCGGCGCCGCCCTCGGGCACGCCCGGCAGCCGGACGCCCCGCTCGCGGTGGGCTCGGTCAAGTCCAACATCGGGCACCTGGAGGGCGCGGGCGGCATCGCCGGGCTCCTCAAGGTGGTCCTCAGCATCCACCACCGGCAGCTGCCGCCGAGCCTGCACTTCACCGCGCCGCCCGCGGACATCCCCCTCGACGAGCTGCGCCTGCGGGTGCAGACCGAGCTGACGCCGTGGCCCGAGCCGGACAAGCTGCTGGTGGCCGGGGTGAGCTCGTTCGGCATGGGCGGCACCAACTGCCACCTGGTGGTCAGCGAGCCCCCGACCGCCGACGCCGCGACCGGCCCGGCGACCGCCCCGACCGCCGCCCCGGCCGCCGAGGAGCGCCCGGCCCCCGCAGCCCTGGCCTGGCCGCTCTCCGCCCGCACCCCCGAGGCGCTGCGCGCCCAGGCCGCCCAGCTCCTCTCCTTCGCCGACGCGCGGGCGGCGGTGCCCGCCGCGGACATCGGCCTGTCCCTCGCGACCACCAGGACCGCCTTCCGGCACCGCGCCGTCGTGACCGGCGGCGACCGGGCCGAACTCCGCGCCCGCCTGGCCGCCTTCGCCTCCGGCACGGCCGTCGCCGGAGTGGTCGAGGGGCAGGCCACGGCGGCCGGCAAGACGGTGTTCGTCTTCCCCGGGCAGGGCTCGCAGTGGGCGGGCATGGCCGTCGGACTCCTGGAGTCCGTACCGGAGTTCGCCGCGTCGATGCGCGCGTGCGAGGAGGCCTTCGCGCCCTACGTCGACTGGTCCCTCGACGAGGTGCTGCGCGACGCGGCGGCCCTGGAGCGGGTCGACGTCGTCCAGCCCGCGCTGTTCGCCGTGATGGTGTCCCTGGCCGCCGCGTGGCGTTCCTGCGGGGTCGAGCCCGCGGCGGTCGTCGGGCACAGCCAGGGCGAGATCGCCGCCGCCTGCGTGGCGGGCGCCCTGTCCCTGGAGGACGCCGCGCGCGTGGTGACGCTGCGCAGCCGGGCCGTCCTCGCGCTCTCCGGGCGCGGCGGCATGGTGTCGGTCCTGCGCTCCGCCGCGGAGGTGCGCGACCGGATCGCCGCGTGGGACGGCGCGGTGTCGATCGCCGCGGCCAACGGCCCGTCGTCGGTGGTGCTCTCGGGCGACGCCGACGCCCTGGACCGGCTCGTCGAGCGGTGGACCGCGGAAGGCGTCGAGACCCGCAGGATCGCCGTCGACTACGCGTCCCACTCCGCCCACGTGGAACAGATCGAGGAACGCCTGCACACCGTTCTCGAAGGGATCCGCCCGAGGACGTCGGCGGTGCCGTTCTACTCCACGGTGACCGGCGGCCTGCTGGACACCGCCGAGCTCGACGCGGCGTACTGGTACCGCAATCTTCGCCGGACCGTGGAGCTGGAGCGGGCGACCGAGGCGCTGGTGCGCGACGGGCACGGCGTGTTCGTCGAGTGCAGCCCGCACCCGGTGCTCGTGCCGCCGCTGCGGGAGACGGTGGAGCGGGCCGGCGTCGCGTCCGCCGTCGTCACCGGCTCGCTGCGCCGGGGCGAGGGCGGCCCCGAGCGGTTCCTCACCTCGCTCGCCGAACTCCACGCGCGCGGCGCCGAGGTGGACTGGCCGCGCGTCTTCGCCCTGCGCGGCGCCCGGACGCTGCGCCTGCCCACGTACGCCTTCCAGCGCGAGCGGTACTGGCTGGCCGAGGCCACGGCCCGGCCCGCGGCCCCCGACGTCCCCGAGGCCCTGGGCGCCGAGCCCCCGACGGCCGCCGCGGTGGCGGCCCCCGCCCTCCCCGCCGGACCCGGTCTGCTGGCCCTCGTACGGTCGACGGTCGCCGTCGTGCTCGGACATGCGGACGGCGACGCGGTGGAGCCCGGCACGACCTTCAAGGAGCTCGGCTTCGACTCGCTGTCCCTGGTGGAGCTCCGGGACCGGCTGTCCGCGGCGACCGGCCTCGCGCTCCCGGCCGGGACGCTGTTCGGCCACCCGACGCCGGCCCGGCTCGCCGACCATCTGCGTACGCTGACGCCCGCGGGAGAGCGGACCACGGACGCGCGGCCCCCCGCGGCCTCCGCCCCCGCCGCCGTCGCGGCGGCCGACGAGCCGATCGCGATCGTCGGGATGGCCTGCCGCCTCCCCGGCGGCGTCGCCTCGCCGGAGGACCTGTGGCGCCTCGTCCTGGACGGGACCGACGCGATCTCGGAGTTCCCCGCCAACCGGGGCTGGGACACCGAACGGCTCTACGACCCCGACCCGGACCGGGCGGGCACGTCCTACGCCCGGCACGGCGGATTCCTGCACGACGCCGACCAGTTCGACCCCGAGTTCTTCGGCATCTCGCCCCGCGAGGCCCTCGCGATGGACCCGCAGCAGCGCCTCCTCCTGGAGACGTCCTGGGAGGCCCTGGAGCGGGCCGGGCTCGACCCCGCCGGGCAGCGCGGCGCGTCCGTGGGCGTGTTCGTCGGGGCGATGGCGCAGGACTACGGGCCCCGGCTGCACGCCGCCCACGCCGAGTCCGACGGCTACCGCCTCACCGGCAGCACCATCAGCGTGGCCTCCGGCCGCATCGCCTACACGCTCGGCCTCCAGGGCCCCGCCGTCACCGTGGACACCGCGTGCTCCTCGTCGCTGGTGGCGCTGCACCTGGCGGCGCAGGCCCTGCGGGCGGGGGAGTGCTCGCTGGCCCTCGCCGGAGGCGTCGCGGTGATGTCCACGCCCGGCATGTTCGTGGAGTTCAGCAGGCAGCGCGGCCTCTCCGGGGACGGCCGGTGCAAGGCGTTCGCCGCCGGGGCCGACGGCACCGGCTGGGCCGAGGGCGCGGGCACCGTGGTGCTCGAACGGCTCTCGGACGCGCGGCGCAACGGCCACCGCGTCCTCGCCGTGGTGCGCGGCAGCGCGGTCAACCAGGACGGCGCGTCGAACGGCCTCACCGCGCCCAACGGCGTCGCCCAGGAACGCGTCATCCGCCAGGCGCTCGCCGGTGCCGGGATGTCGCCCGCCGACGTCGACGTGATCGAGGCGCACGGCACCGGCACGACGCTCGGCGACCCGATCGAGGCCGACGCGCTCGCGGCCACGTACGGCCGCGGCCGGGCACCGGAACGCCCGCTGCTGCTCGGCTCTTTGAAGTCCAACATCGGCCACACCCAGGCCGCCGCGGGCGTGGCCGGGGTGATCAAGATGGTGCAGGCCCTGCGGCACGGCACGGTCCCGCGGACCCTCCACGTCGACGAGCCGACGCCGCACGTGGACTGGGCCGCGGGCGGCCTGGAGCTGGTGACCGAGGCCCGCCGGTGGCCGGAGACGGGCCGGGCGCGCCGGGCCGGGGTGTCCTCGTTCGGCATCAGCGGCACCAACGCCCACGTCATCATCGAACAGGCCCCGCAGGAGCAGGAGCAGGAGCAGGAGCAGGCGGCACGGCCCCCCTCGGCGCGCCCGGAGCCCGGCCCCGCGCTGCCCTGGGTGCTCTCCGCGAGCGCGCCGGACGCCCTCGCGGACCAGGCGGCGGCCCTGCTGTCCTTCCTGGACACGCACCCCGGCCTCGACCCGGTGGACGCCGGGTTCGCGCTGGCCGCCGCCCGTTCCGGACTGCCGCACCGGGCCGCCGTCGTCGCGGCGGACCTGCCCGCGCGGCGCCGGGGCCTCGCGGCGCTCGCCGAGGGCAGCGACGCCCCCGGCGTGGTGCGCGGCACCGCGCGCGAGCCGGGCGGCATCGTGTTCGTCTTCCCCGGCCAGGGCTCGCAGTGGGCCGGGATGGCGGTGGAACTCCTCGACGCGGCCCCGGTGTTCGCCGCGTCGATGCGGGCGTGCGCCGAGGCCCTGGCCCCGCACGTCGACTGGGACCTGTTCGAGGTGCTGCGCGATGCCGCCGCCCTGGAGCGGGTGGACGTCGTCCAGCCCGCGCTGTTCGCGGTGATGGTGTCCCTCGCCGCGCTGTGGCGCTCCTACGGCGTGGAGCCCGCCGCGGTGGTGGGCCACTCCCAGGGCGAGATCGCCGCCGCCTGCGTCGCCGGGGCCCTCGGCCTCGCGGACGCGGCGAAGGTCGTCGCCCTGCGCAGCAAGGCCATCCTGGCCCTGTCCGGCACCGGCGGCATGGTCTCCGTCGCCCTGTCCGAGGACGCGGCCGCCGAACGCCTGCGCCCGTGGGACGGCCGGATCTCCGTGGCCGTCGTCAACGGCCCGGGGGCGGTCGTCGTCGCCGGAGCCCTGGACGCCCTCGACGAACTCGTCGCCTCCTGCGAGGCCGACGGGGTGCGCGTCAAGCGGCTCCCGGTGGACTACGCCTCGCACTCGGCGCCCGTGGAGCGGATCGCCGACGACCTCGCCGCGCTCCTGACCGGCCTCACGCCGCGCCCCGCGGCGATCCCGTTCTACTCGACGGTCACCGCCGACGCCCTGGACACCACCGCCCTCGACGGCGCGTACTGGTACCGCAATCTGCGCCAACAGGTCCGCTTCGCCGAGACCGTGGGCGTGCTCGCCGAGCGGGGGCACTCGGTGTTCGTCGAGGTCAGCCCGCATCCGGCACTGACGACCGCGGTCGAGGACCTGGTGGACCACGCGGTCGCCGTGGGCTCTCTGCGCCGCGACGACGGCGGCCAGGAGCGCTTCCTCACCTCGCTCGCCGAGGCGTACGCACGCGGCGTGCGGCCCGACTGGCGGGCCGTCTTCCCCGGCGCCCGGCCCGTCGACGTCCCCACCTCCGCGTTCCGGCGGCGGCGCTACTGGCTGGAGCCCGCGCGCACCGACGCGGCGGCGGACGTGACGGCCGCGGGCCTCGCCGCCGCCGACCACCCGCTGCTCGGCGCGGTGGTGGAACTGCCCGACTCCGGCGGCGTCGTCCTGACCGGGCAGCTCTCCGCGCGGACCCAGACGTGGCTGGCCGACCACGGGCTCGGCGACACGGTGGTCCTGCCCGGCGCGGCCTTCGCCGAACTGGCGATCCGCGCGGGCGACGAGGTCGGCTGCGACCAGGTGGCGGACCTGACCTGCGAGGTGCCGCTGGTCCTGCCGCCGCACGGCGCGGTCGCCGTCCGGGTCACGGTCGGCGACGAGGACGAGTACGGCCGCCGCGCCCTGGCCGTCCACGCCCGCCCGGCGGACGGCTCCGGCGGCTGGACCCGGCACGCGAGCGGCCTGCTCGCCTCGGGCCCCGCCGAGGAGTTCGACCTGAGCGCGTGGCCGCCGCCCGGCGCCGTCGCGGTGGACTGGGACGGCGGCTACGACCGCTGGACCGAGCTCGGCTACCGCTACGGCCCGGCGTTCCAGGGCCTGCGCTCCTGGTGGCGGCGGGGCGCGGAGACCTTCGCCGAGGTCGCCCTGCCCGAGGAGGTCGCGGCGGACGCGGGCCGGTTCGGACTGCACCCCGCGCTGCTCGACGCGGCCCTGCACGCCGCCGTCGGGGACGGCCCGGACTGCCGTCTGCCGTTCTCCTGGCAGGGCGTGTCGCTGCGGGCCACCGGCGCGGCCGCGCTGCGCGTGTGGATCACCCCTGACGGCCCGGACACCCTCGCCCTGCGGCTCGCCGACGCCTCCGGGGCGCCGGTGGCCTCGGTGGAGGCCCTCGCGCTGCGGCCGATGCCCGCGGGCGAGCTGACCGCCGGGCCCCCGGACGCGCTGTTCCGCGTGGACTGGACCGAGGCGCGCGTGCCGGAGGCCCCCGAGGCGGCCCCGGCGTGGGCGGCCGTCGGCACCGACGACCTCGCGACCGGCGCGCCCCTCCACGCGGGACTCGGCGCGCTCGCCGCCGCGGGATCCGTGCCGGACACCGTCCTCGCCCCACTCACCGAGGCCGACGCCCACGCCGTCGCGGGCCGCGCCCTGAGCCTGATCCAGGAGTGGCTGGCCGACGAGCGCTTCGCGTCGTCGAAGCTGGTCCTCGTCACCCGCGGAGCGGTGGCGGCAGACGCGCCCCGCAGGGGCGCGGGGAACTGCGCGACCAGCCACGATGAACCCGCACCCGAGCACCGGCCCACCATGGCGGGAGCCACAGCGTGGGGCCTGGTCCGCACCGCGCAGCGGGAGCACCCCGACCGCTTCGCGGTCATCGACCTGGATGCCCACGCGGCGTCCACCGCGGCCCTCTCCACCGCCCTGGCCGCGGCCGAACCCCAGCTGGCGCTGCGCGAGGGGCGGCTGCTCGTGCCCAGGCTCGCCCGCGCCACGGGCCTGCCGACGGCCCGGCCGGACCTGGCGCGGGGCACGGTCCTCGTCACCGGCGCCACCGGCACGCTCGGCGGCCTCTTCGCCCGGCACCTGGTGACCCGGTACGGCGCCACGCGGCTGCTGCTCACCAGCAGGCGCGGCCCCGACGCCCCCGGCGCGGCCGAACTCGCCGCCGAGCTGACCGAGTTGGGCGCGGACGTCACCGTGGCGGCCTGCGACGTCGCCGACCGGGACGCGCTGGCCGCGCTCCTCGCCGCGGTCCCCGCCGACCGGCCGCTGACCGGCGTGGTGCACGCCGCCGGGCTGCTCGACGACAGCGTGCTCGAAGCGATGCGCCCCGAGCAGCTGGGCCGGGTCCTCAGGCCCAAGGTCGACGCCGCCCTCAACCTGCACGAACTGACCCTGGGGCTCGACCTGTCGATGTTCGTGCTGTTCTCCTCGGTCGCCGGGATCCTCGGCCTCCCGGGGCAGGCGAACTACGCCGCCGCCAACGCCTTCCTGGACGCCCTCGCGCAGCACCGCGCCGCGCGGGGCCTGCCCGGCGTGTCGCTCGCCTGGGGCCTGTGGGCCGAGGCCAGCGGCATGACCGGCCACCTCGCGGACGCCGATCTGAGCCGGATGCGCCGCGCCGGACTCGCGCCGCTGACGTCGGCGGAGGGCCTGGCCCTCTTCGACACGGCGGTGTCCTCCGCCGCGCCCCTGCTCGTCCCGGCCCGTCTCGACCCGGCGGCCGTACGGGCCCAGGGGGCGGTGCCCGCGCTGCTGCGCGGCCTGGTCCGCGAGCGGGTCCGCCGCGCCGCGGCGGCCACCGGCGGCCCCGGCGGCCCCGCCCCGCTCGGCGAGCGCCTGGCCGCGCTGTCCGCCGAGGAGCGCGCGGAGGCCCTCCTCACCCTGGTGCGCGAGCACACCGCGACCGTCCTGGCCCACGGCGAGCCGGGCGGGGTCGACCCGGGCCGCACCTTCAAGGAGCTCGGCTTCGACTCCCTGACGGCCGTGGAGCTGCGCAACCGCCTTGGCACGGCGACCGGCCTCCGGCTGCGGGCGACCCTGGTGTTCGACTACCCGACGCCGTCGGCGCTCGCCGCGCACATCTGCGCCGCGCTCGGCCCGGCCGCGCCCGCCGTACCCGAACCGGCCGAAGAGGCCACGGCCGCACCGGAGTCCGCGCCGCCCGGCGGCGAGCTCGACGGTCTTGAGCTCGCGGAGCTCTTCGATCTCATCGATGGCGAACTTGGCACGTCCTGA